Proteins encoded together in one [Chlorobium] sp. 445 window:
- a CDS encoding MBL fold metallo-hydrolase: MKVTLLGSGTSQGIPVPLCQCRVCTSTDPRDKRLRCSALVETAGLSILIDTSIDFRQQMLRSRVQRIDAVLQTHHHFDHLFGLDDIRAFSTAQQAAIDFYTSPQCEPEVMRRFGYAFSEQNLKWGLPALTMHVVDAPFVIEKHGKRVEVTPIDVGHGKIMIYGYRIGNFAYLTDCKTLPEHSYERLYHLDVLLIDCLRLTPHPTHACLSETLSYIERIQPRRAVLIHMSHEVGHAELEAMLPEHIRVGYDEMEIIID; this comes from the coding sequence TACACTTTTGGGTTCAGGTACATCGCAAGGCATTCCTGTACCACTCTGCCAATGCCGTGTGTGCACCTCAACCGACCCTCGCGATAAACGCTTGCGCTGTTCCGCACTTGTTGAAACCGCTGGACTTTCTATTCTCATTGATACTTCGATTGACTTTCGCCAACAAATGCTGCGCAGCCGCGTGCAGCGCATTGATGCCGTTTTGCAAACCCATCATCATTTTGATCACCTTTTTGGATTAGATGATATTCGCGCCTTCAGTACGGCGCAACAAGCCGCAATTGATTTTTACACATCCCCACAATGCGAGCCTGAAGTCATGCGCCGATTCGGCTATGCGTTCAGTGAACAAAATCTTAAATGGGGCTTGCCTGCACTGACGATGCATGTGGTTGACGCCCCGTTCGTGATTGAAAAACATGGCAAGCGCGTCGAAGTTACTCCGATTGACGTCGGACATGGCAAAATCATGATCTATGGCTACCGCATCGGCAACTTCGCATACTTGACAGATTGCAAAACTCTGCCTGAACATTCCTACGAACGCTTGTATCATCTGGATGTCTTGCTGATTGATTGTCTTCGGCTCACACCACACCCGACGCATGCTTGTCTTTCCGAAACACTCTCTTACATTGAACGCATTCAGCCGCGCCGAGCCGTACTCATCCATATGAGCCACGAAGTCGGACACGCTGAACTTGAAGCCATGCTGCCTGAACACATCCGCGTCGGCTATGATGAAATGGAAATCATCATAGACTGA